One window of Halichondria panicea chromosome 7, odHalPani1.1, whole genome shotgun sequence genomic DNA carries:
- the LOC135338334 gene encoding 6-pyruvoyl tetrahydrobiopterin synthase-like has protein sequence MSSLPIVYVTKRLQFSAAHRLYSHTLSEEENDTLYGKCARVNGHGHNYVVKATVRGPVDNTTGMVMNIVALKSAMEESIMKPLDHRNLDKDVPFFKDKVSTTENLAVFIWGGLKRALGSHDAELLYEVCVQETENNVFTYRGEVAMDSSSH, from the exons ATGTCTTCTCTGCCTATTGTGTATGTGACCAAGAGATTGCAGTTCTCTGCAGCACACAGACTTTACAG CCACACGCTCAGTGAAGAGGAAAATGATACACTATACGGCAAGTGTGCACGAGTGAATGGTCACGGACACAACTATGTCGTCAAGGCAACGGTACGAGGACCAGTCGACAACACGACTGGGATGGTGATGAACATTGTCGCTCTGAAGAGTGCCATGGAAGAGAGTATAATGAAACCATTGGATCATAGAAACCTGGACAAAGATGTGCCGTTCTTCAAGGACAAAGTTAG TACAACTGAAAACCTGGCCGTCTTTATTTGGGGTGGGCTTAAGAGAGCTCTCGGATCACATGATGCTGAGCTGCTGTACGAAGTCTGTGTACAAGAAACTGAGAACAACGTCTTCACATATCGTGGAGAGGTTGCCATGGACAGTAGTAGCCATTAA
- the LOC135338003 gene encoding acid-sensing ion channel 4-A-like, producing the protein MNLEMSTKAKFDDTSENFNATTNKKRVAVAHRLEKFGDNSSFSAAVYEFKSKSIVKRLLWGMIVALAIAGFCYITAQSINMLIEEPISTSITEMRQRELEFPAVTVCSLSFLNATVLKDFSNGQYNNGLLVNRLVEMFDYAQPPNVPPLTECISIANEITSNTGFDIGFGNLVLDLAKNDPIGLIEQCFFEGDDCTNDLEIVNTISGVCFTFNGPNKTAKPLNVQGTGVLQGLRLQIRKGDQEFSLNNNYGFKVIVHNRDEPPRPESEGVVVGLGNTLNVGMKQVTSADKTQFYSGQDCVTNLDNPSNNLTFSEYSSYSHSLCLNDCFFTHIANKCQCVEREFYTPVRSPYTEMRDCGSTDICCEVYTFRTLKNNCNCPLKCEVVDRTLTTSSATNQFSEVGINVYYESLVTEVRVTTDSYTPWSLISDIGGNTGLFLGFTLLTIGEVLLLVLGLFSDCCCSSCKKRSKKSWNIF; encoded by the coding sequence atgaatttgGAAATGTCAACAAAAGCAAAGTTTGACGACACCAGTGAGAATTTCAATGCTACGACAAACAAAAAGCGAGTGGCCGTGGCCCACCGTCTTGAAAAATTCGGAGACAACTCTTCCTTCAGTGCTGCAGTGTACGAGTTTAAGAGCAAGTCAATTGTCAAGCGTCTTCTTTGGGGAATGATTGTAGCTTTAGCAATTGCAGGGTTTTGTTACATCACTGCTCAGAGTATCAACATGCTGATCGAAGAGCCGATATCTACCTCTATTACTGAAATGAGGCAGAGGGAGTTGGAGTTTCCTGCTGTGACTGTGTGCAGTCTGAGTTTCCTTAACGCAACTGTCCTAAAAGATTTCTCGAATGGCCAGTACAATAACGGACTCTTAGTCAATCGATTAGTAGAAATGTTTGATTACGCTCAACCTCCAAATGTGCCTCCATTGACAGAATGCATTTCAATTGCGAATGAGATAACCAGCAACACTGGTTTTGACATCGGCTTCGGAAATCTTGTTTTGGATCTTGCAAAAAATGATCCTATCGGCTTAATCGAACAATGTTTTTTTGAAGGAGATGATTGCACTAACGACTTAGAAATAGTTAACACAATAAGTGGTGTCTGCTTTACGTTCAATGGGCCAAATAAAACTGCAAAGCCTCTTAATGTCCAAGGGACAGGTGTGTTGCAAGGTCTTCGGCTTCAAATCCGAAAAGGAGATCAAGAATTTAGCCTGAATAATAACTATGGTTTCAAGGTCATTGTTCACAATCGTGATGAGCCACCGAGACCAGAAAGCGAAGGGGTGGTGGTTGGACTCGGAAATACCCTTAATGTTGGAATGAAGCAGGTGACTTCAGCTGACAAAACACAATTTTACTCCGGCCAAGATTGTGTAACAAATTTAGATAATCCCTCTAACAACTTAACATTTTCAGAATACTCATCGTACTCTCATTCTCTTTGCTTGAACGATTGCTTTTTTACGCATATTGCAAACAAATGCCAATGTGTGGAAAGAGAATTTTACACACCCGTTCGGAGTCCTTACACTGAAATGAGGGATTGTGGTTCAACAGACATATGCTGTGAAGTCTACACATTTCGGACATTAAAAAACAACTGCAACTGCCCACTGAAGTGTGAAGTAGTTGATCGTACTCTCACAACAAGCAGTGCAACCAACCAATTTTCTGAGGTCGGTATAAATGTCTACTACGAGAGCCTTGTAACTGAAGTACGTGTGACAACAGATTCGTACACTCCTTGGAGCCTGATCTCTGATATTGGAGGCAACACAGGACTGTTCCTGGGCTTCACGCTACTGACGATAGGGGAAGTGCTACTGTTGGTGCTTGGATTGTTCAGTGACTGCTGCTGCTCCTCTTGCAAGAAAAGATCAAAGAAAAGCTGGAACATATTCTGA
- the LOC135338332 gene encoding acid-sensing ion channel 4-A-like produces the protein MYFKMSTKATQQLDDASENFNTAKTNRKRVAVVHRLKKFGDNSSLSAAVYEFKSKSIVKRLLWGLIVILAIAGFCCITGLSIKMLIDEPISTSITEMRQDELEFPAVTVCSLNFLDSAVLSKSVVDQLIALFTAGQPPNVPPLTECISIANKITSDTDIDIGFGNLILDLAKNDLISLIEQCFFEGNNCINDLKIVNTTSGVCFTFNGPNKTAKSLNVQGTGVLNGLRLQIGNGNQAFTLNNNYGFKVIVHNRDEPPRPESEGVVVGLGSSLNVGMKQVTSADETQFYSSQGCVRNSDNPSNNLTFSEYSSYSRSLCLNDCFYTHIANECHCVERKFYTPVKSPYTEMRDCGLTDICCEVYTFRTLKNSCNCPLKCKTVDRTLTTSSATNEDCGRVGIHVYYESLVTEVRVTTDSYTPWSLISDIGGNTGLFLGFTLLTIGEVLLLVLGLFSDCCCSSCKKRFKQKMEES, from the coding sequence ATGTATTTCAAAATGTCAACAAAAGCAACTCAACAGTTGGATGATGCCAGTGAGAATTTCAATACCGCTAAGACGAACAGAAAGCGAGTGGCCGTGGTCCATCGTCTTAAAAAATTCGGAGACAACTCTTCTCTCAGTGCTGCAGTGTACGAGTTTAAGAGCAAGTCGATTGTCAAGCGCCTTCTTTGGGGATTGATTGTAATTTTAGCAATCGCCGGGTTTTGTTGCATCACTGGTTTGAGTATCAAGATGCTGATCGACGAGCCAATATCTACCTCTATTACTGAAATGAGGCAGGATGAGTTGGAGTTTCCTGCTGTGACTGTGTGCAGTTTGAATTTCCTTGACTCAGCTGTCCTCTCAAAGAGTGTAGTCGATCAATTAATAGCTCTGTTTACTGCTGGTCAACCTCCAAATGTGCCTCCATTGACAGAATGCATTTCAATTGCAAATAAGATAACCAGCGACACTGATATTGACATCGGCTTTGGAAATCTTATTTTGGATCTTGCAAAAAATGATCTTATCAGCTTAATCGAACAATGTTTTTTTGAAGGAAATAATTGCATTAACGACTTAAAAATAGTTAACACAACAAGTGGTGTCTGCTTTACATTCAATGGGCCGAATAAAACTGCCAAGTCTCTTAATGTCCAAGGGACAGGTGTGCTGAACGGTCTTAGGCTTCAAATCGGAAACGGAAATCAAGCATTTACCCTGAATAATAACTATGGTTTCAAGGTCATTGTTCACAATCGTGATGAGCCACCGAGACCAGAAAGTGAAGGGGTGGTGGTTGGACTCGGAAGCAGCCTCAATGTTGGAATGAAGCAGGTGACTTCAGCCGACGAAACACAATTTTACTCCAGCCAAGGTTGTGTACGAAATTCAGATAATCCCTCTAACAACTTAACATTCTCAGAATACTCATCGTACTCTCGCTCTCTTTGCTTGAACGattgcttttatacacacattgcaAACGAATGCCATTGTGTGGAAAGAAAATTTTACACACCTGTTAAAAGTCCTTACACTGAAATGAGGGATTGTGGTTTAACAGACATATGCTGTGAAGTCTACACATTTCGAACATTAAAAAACAGCTGCAACTGCCCACTGAAGTGTAAAACAGTTGATCGTACTCTCACAACAAGCAGTGCAACAAATGAGGATTGTGGGAGGGTCGGTATACATGTCTACTACGAGAGCCTTGTAACTGAAGTACGTGTGACAACAGATTCGTACACTCCTTGGAGCCTGATCTCTGACATCGGAGGCAACACAGGACTGTTCCTGGGCTTCACGCTACTGACGATAGGGGAAGTGCTGCTGTTGGTGCTTGGATTGTTCAGTGACTGCTGCTGTTCCTCTTGCAAGAAACGATTCAAACAGAAGATGGAAGAATCGTAA
- the LOC135338348 gene encoding acid-sensing ion channel 4-A-like: protein MNLEMSTKAKFDDTSENFNATTNKKRVAVAHRLEKFGDNSSFSAAVYEFKSKSIVKRLLWGMIVALAIAGFCYITAQSINMLIEEPISTSITEMRQRELEFPAVTVCSLSFLNATVLKDFSNGQYNNGLLVNRLVEMFDYAQPPNVPPLTECISIANEITSNTGFDIGFGNLVLDLAKNDPIGLIEQCFFEGDDCTNDLEIVNTISGVCFTFNGPNKTAKPLNVQGTGVLQGLRLQIRKGDQEFSLNNNYGFKVIVHNRDEPPRPESEGVVVGLGNTLNVGMKQVTSADKTQFYSGQDCVTNLDNPSNNLTFSEYSSYSHSLCLNDCFFTHIANKCQCVEREFYTPVRSPYTEMRDCGSTDICCEVYTFRTLKNNCNCPLKCEVVDRTLTTSSATNQFSEVGINVYYESLVTEVRVTTDSYTPWSLVSDIGGNTGLFLGFTLLTIGEVLLLVLGLFSDCCCSSCKKRSKKSWNIF, encoded by the coding sequence atgaatttgGAAATGTCAACAAAAGCAAAGTTTGACGACACCAGTGAGAATTTCAATGCTACGACAAACAAAAAGCGAGTGGCCGTGGCCCACCGTCTTGAAAAATTCGGAGACAACTCTTCCTTCAGTGCTGCAGTGTACGAGTTTAAGAGCAAGTCAATTGTCAAGCGTCTTCTTTGGGGAATGATTGTAGCTTTAGCAATTGCAGGGTTTTGTTACATCACTGCTCAGAGTATCAACATGCTGATCGAAGAGCCGATATCTACCTCTATTACTGAAATGAGGCAGAGGGAGTTGGAGTTTCCTGCTGTGACTGTGTGCAGTCTGAGTTTCCTTAACGCAACTGTCCTAAAAGATTTCTCGAATGGCCAGTACAATAACGGACTCTTAGTCAATCGATTAGTAGAAATGTTTGATTACGCTCAACCTCCAAATGTGCCTCCGTTGACAGAATGCATTTCAATTGCGAATGAGATAACCAGCAACACTGGTTTTGACATCGGCTTCGGAAATCTTGTTTTGGATCTTGCAAAAAATGATCCTATCGGCTTAATCGAACAATGTTTTTTTGAAGGAGATGATTGCACTAACGACTTAGAAATAGTTAACACAATAAGTGGTGTCTGCTTTACGTTCAATGGGCCAAATAAAACTGCAAAGCCTCTTAATGTCCAAGGGACAGGTGTGTTGCAAGGTCTTCGGCTTCAAATCCGAAAAGGAGATCAAGAATTTAGCCTGAATAATAACTATGGTTTCAAGGTCATTGTTCACAATCGTGATGAGCCACCGAGACCAGAAAGCGAAGGGGTGGTGGTTGGACTCGGAAATACCCTTAATGTTGGAATGAAGCAGGTGACTTCAGCTGACAAAACACAATTTTACTCCGGCCAAGATTGTGTAACAAATTTAGATAATCCCTCTAACAACTTAACATTTTCAGAATACTCATCGTACTCTCATTCTCTTTGCTTGAACGATTGCTTTTTTACGCATATTGCAAACAAATGCCAATGTGTGGAAAGAGAATTTTACACACCCGTTCGGAGTCCTTACACTGAAATGAGGGATTGTGGTTCAACAGACATATGCTGTGAAGTCTACACATTTCGGACATTAAAAAACAACTGCAACTGCCCACTGAAGTGTGAAGTAGTTGATCGTACTCTCACAACAAGCAGTGCAACCAACCAATTTTCTGAGGTCGGTATAAATGTCTACTACGAGAGCCTTGTAACTGAAGTACGTGTGACAACAGATTCGTACACTCCTTGGAGCCTGGTCTCTGACATTGGAGGCAACACAGGACTGTTCCTGGGCTTCACGCTACTGACGATAGGGGAAGTGCTGCTGTTGGTGCTTGGATTGTTCAGTGACTGCTGCTGCTCCTCTTGCAAGAAAAGATCAAAGAAAAGCTGGAACATATTCTGA